A region of Mycobacteriales bacterium DNA encodes the following proteins:
- the sufC gene encoding Fe-S cluster assembly ATPase SufC encodes MATLEIKNLHVEVAGEGEGDAPREILSGVDLTVKQGETHAIMGPNGSGKSTLAYSIAGHPRYRVTDGSVTLDGADVLSMTVDERARAGLFLAMQYPVEVPGVSVTNFLRTAVTAVTGEAPKLRTWTRELNEAFDRLAIDPSFLQRSINEGFSGGEKKRFEVLQLELLKPKIAILDETDSGLDVDALRIVSAGVNRIREAGTIGTLLITHYTRILNYIKPDYVHVFVGGRIVEEGGPELADTLEAEGYEKWAGR; translated from the coding sequence ATGGCAACGCTGGAGATCAAGAACCTGCACGTCGAGGTCGCCGGTGAGGGCGAGGGCGACGCGCCCCGGGAGATCCTCAGCGGCGTCGACCTCACGGTGAAGCAGGGCGAGACGCACGCGATCATGGGCCCGAACGGCTCCGGCAAGTCCACGCTCGCCTACTCGATCGCGGGACATCCGCGCTACCGGGTGACCGACGGCAGCGTGACCCTCGATGGCGCCGACGTGCTTTCGATGACCGTGGACGAACGAGCCCGGGCCGGGCTGTTCCTCGCCATGCAGTACCCGGTCGAAGTGCCGGGAGTGAGCGTCACGAACTTCCTCCGTACGGCGGTCACCGCGGTCACCGGCGAGGCGCCGAAGCTCCGCACCTGGACCAGGGAGCTCAACGAGGCGTTCGACCGGCTGGCGATCGACCCGTCGTTCCTGCAACGCTCGATCAACGAGGGCTTCTCGGGCGGTGAGAAGAAGCGCTTCGAGGTGCTCCAGCTCGAGCTGCTCAAGCCGAAGATCGCGATTCTGGACGAGACCGATTCGGGGCTCGACGTCGACGCGCTGCGGATCGTGTCGGCCGGCGTCAACCGGATCCGCGAAGCGGGCACGATCGGCACCCTGCTGATCACCCACTACACGCGGATTCTCAACTACATAAAGCCCGACTACGTGCACGTCTTCGTCGGCGGCCGCATCGTCGAGG
- a CDS encoding non-heme iron oxygenase ferredoxin subunit encodes MMRGYVRVCGLSDLLDNRPLHVDIRHTPVCVVRTDGEVLALLDECSHAEVALSDGDVEAGTVECWLHGSRFDLRTGKPTGLPATEPVPVFPVHVDGDEVYVAVKE; translated from the coding sequence ATGATGCGCGGCTACGTCCGGGTGTGCGGGCTGTCCGACCTGCTCGACAACCGCCCGCTTCACGTCGACATCCGGCACACGCCGGTCTGCGTCGTACGCACCGATGGCGAGGTCCTGGCGCTGCTCGACGAGTGCTCGCATGCAGAGGTGGCGCTCTCCGACGGTGACGTCGAGGCCGGCACCGTCGAGTGCTGGCTGCATGGATCGCGCTTCGACCTTCGGACCGGCAAGCCCACCGGCCTGCCGGCCACCGAGCCCGTTCCCGTCTTTCCCGTACACGTCGACGGCGACGAGGTCTACGTCGCCGTGAAGGAGTAA
- the sufD gene encoding Fe-S cluster assembly protein SufD, with protein sequence MSPEPAPASVAGESRAERGAPPIVSAAYRRVSFDPADFPMPAGREEEWRFTPRRRMTRLLEDTASDAHLKWTSDLPDGVELVELADDDPLRTAVPAPVDRVAALAHAHSGGAIALRIPAGAELDRPAVVELRGSTSEEIVWGHVIVEIGANASATVIIDHAGSATYGALLSVLVGDGARLTLVSLQDWDDDTVHVEQQSVAVGRDATFTSAVVSLGGDLVRLTPTVHFTGPGGNAQLLGLYFADAEQHLEHRLFVDHNQPHCRSRATYKGALQGNHARTVWIGDVLIRRDAIGTDTYEENRNLLLTDGARADSVPNLEIETGEVIGAGHASTTGRFDDEQLFYLMARGITESEARRLVVRGFFTDIVDRIGVPEVRDRLVAAVERELGAST encoded by the coding sequence GTCGCCGGGGAGTCACGCGCGGAGCGCGGCGCGCCGCCGATCGTGTCGGCGGCGTACCGCCGCGTGTCGTTCGACCCGGCCGACTTCCCGATGCCGGCGGGTCGCGAGGAGGAATGGCGGTTCACGCCTCGTCGCCGGATGACCCGGTTGCTCGAGGACACCGCGAGCGACGCGCACCTGAAGTGGACCTCGGACCTGCCCGACGGTGTCGAGCTGGTCGAGTTGGCCGATGATGATCCGCTGCGCACCGCAGTCCCGGCTCCGGTCGACCGCGTCGCGGCGCTCGCACACGCACATTCGGGTGGCGCGATCGCGCTGCGTATCCCGGCCGGTGCCGAGCTCGATCGCCCGGCCGTCGTCGAGCTGCGGGGCTCGACCAGCGAGGAGATCGTCTGGGGCCACGTGATAGTCGAGATCGGCGCCAACGCCAGCGCCACCGTGATCATCGACCACGCGGGCAGCGCGACGTATGGCGCACTGCTGTCGGTGCTCGTCGGTGACGGCGCCCGGCTGACCCTGGTCAGCCTCCAGGACTGGGACGACGACACCGTCCACGTCGAGCAGCAGTCCGTTGCGGTCGGCCGCGACGCGACGTTCACCTCAGCGGTCGTGTCGCTCGGCGGTGACCTGGTCCGGCTCACGCCCACCGTGCACTTCACCGGACCGGGTGGCAACGCCCAACTCCTCGGGCTGTACTTCGCGGATGCCGAGCAGCACCTCGAGCACCGCCTGTTCGTCGACCACAACCAGCCGCACTGCCGCAGCCGGGCGACCTACAAGGGAGCGCTGCAGGGCAACCACGCGCGCACGGTGTGGATCGGCGACGTGCTGATCCGCCGCGATGCGATCGGCACCGACACCTACGAGGAGAACCGCAACCTGCTCCTCACCGACGGGGCGCGCGCCGACTCCGTCCCGAACCTCGAGATCGAGACCGGTGAGGTCATCGGCGCCGGTCATGCGAGCACGACCGGACGTTTCGACGACGAGCAGCTGTTCTACCTGATGGCGCGGGGGATCACCGAGTCCGAGGCGCGCCGGCTCGTCGTACGCGGCTTCTTCACCGATATCGTTGACCGGATCGGTGTGCCCGAGGTGCGCGACCGCCTGGTCGCGGCGGTCGAGCGCGAGCTCGGTGCGTCCACATGA